One window of Oreochromis niloticus isolate F11D_XX linkage group LG23, O_niloticus_UMD_NMBU, whole genome shotgun sequence genomic DNA carries:
- the LOC109196979 gene encoding uncharacterized protein LOC109196979, giving the protein MEQEKETEQQGHTEEQEREMEQEKETEQQGHTEEQQREMEQEKETEQQGHTEEQEREMEQEREIKEQERESQGIDYFARPEPAILQAFLDYHPQQNSTSAVVMRVFSCKDGTNRKWLTYCKERHLLFCFVCLAFARRTDTSTFITGMSDWRHIHLRTEEHEKSTTHQTCAEAFFLRCSKGNIRSLFGGSQLSAHRAQVKKRRQVLERIVDVIKVLGKRGLSYRHVENEAAYTLGDNTIDHGNFLELIVLLGKYDMCLGEHLNDCIEKSKKLHQTSGSRGRGSLITLLSKTTVNSVIDALGHLLQESIASDVQKAGMFSVQLDTTQDITGYDQCSVIIRYVTEAVQERLVSIVRCEASTGQYFVNLLSGVLEHLNLDKAMCIGNATDGASNMQGQYKGFSALMTAQSPTHVHVWCYAHILNLVIADTTQSVIESGSLFNLLNDIAVFIKESYHRVNLWEKQTQETRHRRLSPIGETRWWAKHDALQKIFGHFGKPDDGLFVDVVLTLEAIEKREKEKPAVRAKARGFKECLLKHETVLTAQIFLRVFEQTTPLSKYLQSKGMDILSAHHMVTATQDGLKSIARDFPTVKTAADTFVKQTNQKLEERENNTDMEVEAELPEKRAKKRKGMAGEIPEDELQVNAEKSYEVKVHNVILDTVIEAIHRRFVIHGPLLADLAWLDPRRFSQVRTVSLPSNAFQNLSTRLLKFDSRATVNNLQSELKRFAEQWERLRTSHVDDYMTRTAKDRSEEWDEESEIVTKSCGSCKNCPLCCYQILRRFNMLSDAYRLLGLAYKYLLTLSLTQVACERTFSTLKFIKSRLRSSLSANKLEMFMLMATEKDILMSLDSDMVIDRVAEKSDLLRKLLL; this is encoded by the coding sequence atggagcaagAGAAAGAGACGGAGCAGCAGGGACATACagaagagcaggagagagagatggagcaagAGAAAGAGACGGAGCAGCAGGGACATAcagaagagcagcagagagagatggagcaagAGAAAGAGACGGAGCAGCAGGGACATACagaagagcaggagagagagatggagcaagagagagaaataaaagagcaggagagagagagccagGGCATCGATTACTTTGCTCGCCCTGAACCTGCCATATTACAGGCCTTCTTAGATTACCACCCACAGCAGAACAGTACAAGTGCAGTTGTGATGAGGGTGTTCAGCTGTAAAGATGGCACCAACAGGAAGTGGCTTACTTATTGCAAAGAACGCCATTTATTGTTCTGCTTTGTGTGTCTGGCATTTGCAAGGCGGACTGACACCAGCACATTTATAACAGGCATGAGTGACTGGCGACATATACATCTGCGCACAGAGGAGCATGAAAAGAGCACTACACACCAGACCTGTGCTGAAGCTTTTTTCTTAAGGTGCTCAAAAGGCAACATCAGGAGCTTGTTTGGTGGCAGTCAGTTGTCAGCTCACAGAGCACAAGTGAAAAAGAGACGGCAAGTTTTAGAGCGTATAGTGGATGTGATCAAAGTACTTGGGAAGAGGGGACTCAGCTATAGGCATGTAGAGAATGAGGCTGCATACACTTTAGGTGATAACACCATCGATCATGGTAACTTTCTGGAACTGATTGTGTTATTAGGCAAGTATGATATGTGCCTTGGAGAACATTTGAATGACTGCATTGAAAAAAGCAAGAAGTTGCATCAGACCAGTGGATCAAGAGGTAGAGGATCTCTCATCACCCTACTCTCCAAAACAACTGTCAACTCAGTGATTGATGCACTTGGCCATCTCCTTCAAGAGAGCATTGCCAGTGATGTCCAGAAAGCTGGGATGTTTTCTGTTCAGCTAGACACAACCCAAGACATCACAGGTTATGATCAGTGTTCAGTAATCATCAGGTATGTTACTGAGGCTGTGCAGGAGAGGCTTGTCTCCATAGTGAGGTGCGAAGCATCCACGGGGCAGTACTTTGTAAACTTGCTTTCCGGAGTTTTAGAGCATCTGAATCTAGACAAGGCCATGTGCATTGGGAATGCAACAGATGGTGCTTCAAATATGCAGGGCCAGTACAAAGGCTTTTCAGCACTTATGACTGCCCAGTCTCCAActcatgtgcatgtgtggtgcTATGCACACATACTTAATCTTGTGATTGCTGACACAACACAAAGTGTCATTGAAAGTGGATCACTCTTTAATTTACTTAATGACATAGCTGTGTTCATCAAGGAGTCCTATCACAGGGTTAATCTGTGGGAGAAACAAACCCAAGAGACAAGACACAGACGCCTCAGTCCAATAGGTGAGACACGGTGGTGGGCCAAGCATGATGCCCTCCAAAAAATCTTTGGACATTTTGGAAAACCAGATGATGGCCTCTTCGTTGATGTAGTGCTGACGCTGGAAGCCattgaaaagagggaaaaagaaaagccagCTGTTCGTGCCAAAGCACGAGGCTTTAAAGAGTGTCTCTTGAAGCATGAAACTGTGTTAACAGCACAGATATTTCTTAGAGTGTTTGAGCAAACAACTCCTCTGTCGAAGTACCTCCAGTCAAAGGGGATGGACATTCTCTCTGCACATCATATGGTGACTGCCACACAAGATGGCCTCAAAAGTATCGCCAGGGACTTTCCAACTGTGAAGACAGCTGCAGACACATTTGTGAAACAGACAAATCAAAAACTAGAGGAGAGGGAGAACAACACAGACATGGAAGTGGAAGCTGAACTACCTGAAAAGAGAgccaaaaagagaaaaggcatGGCCGGAGAGATACCTGAAGATGAGTTGCAAGTCAATGCTGAGAAATCATATGAGGTGAAAGTGCACAATGTCATCCTGGACACAGTTATTGAAGCAATCCACAGACGATTTGTCATACATGGCCCTCTTCTTGCCGATTTGGCATGGTTGGATCCCAGGAGGTTTAGCCAGGTCAGAACAGTTTCTCTACCAAGTAATGCATTTCAAAACCTCAGCACCCGTCTACTTAAATTTGACAGCAGGGCTACAGTTAATAACCTTCAGTCAGAACTGAAACGTTTTGCTGAACAGTGGGAAAGGCTTAGGACCTCACATGTAGATGACTACATGACCAGAACAGCAAAGGACAGATCTGAAGAATGGGACGAAGAAAGTGAAATTGTGACCAAAAGCTGTGGTTCTTGCAAAAATTGCCCACTGTGCTGCTATCAAATACTCAGGCGGTTCAACATGCTGTCTGATGCCTATCGTCTCCTTGGGCTGGCATACAAGTACCTGCTGACCCTCTCCCTCACTCAGGTTGCCTGTGAAAGAACATTCTCTACACTCAAGTTCATTAAAAGCAGACTCCGAAGCAGCCTGTCTGCAAACAAGCTGGAGATGTTTATGCTGATGGCCACTGAAAAGGACATTCTCATGTCATTGGACTCTGACATGGTCATTGACAGGGTAGCTGAGAAGAGTGACCTGCTGAGAAAGCTCCTTTTGTAA
- the LOC100709281 gene encoding gamma-glutamylaminecyclotransferase B, whose product MTRVFVYGTLKKGQPNNYRMFDSNNGKAEYLGSAFTIQKYPLMITTEYNIPFLLNIPGQGHRVHGEIYKVDDQMLKFLDTFKSVPTIYQRTVVQLEVKEWVGRMEGEEKLSPGRITEMFVYTTTTYKPDWPLLPCYESYDSEGDHGLKYSYEESL is encoded by the coding sequence ATGACTCGGGTCTTCGTTTACGGCACtctgaagaaggggcagcccaACAACTACCGCATGTTCGACAGCAACAATGGAAAGGCCGAGTACCTCGGCTCggcattcaccatccagaaataCCCGCTAATGATCACCACCGAGTACAACATCCCTTTCCTGCTCAACATCCCTGGCCAGGGTCACCGAGTGCACGGAGAGATCTACAAAGTGGATGACCAGATGCTGAAATTCTTGGACACCTTTAAAAGCGTCCCAACTATATACCAGCGGACGGTGGTCCAGCTGGAGGTGAAGGAGTGGGTGGGGAGGATGGAAGGTGAGGAGAAGCTGTCACCGGGGAGGATCACGGAGATGTTTGTGTACACCACCACAACGTACAAGCCGGACTGGCCCTTGCTGCCGTGCTACGAGAGCTATGACTCAGAGGGAGATCACGGGCTCAAATATAGTTATGAAGAATCGCTATAA
- the LOC106096423 gene encoding gamma-glutamylaminecyclotransferase B — protein sequence MTRVFVYGTLKKGQPNYYRMIDSNNGKAEYLGSAFTIQKYPLVIATEYNIPFLLNIPGQGHRVHGEIYKVDDQMLKFLDDFESVPTLYQRTVVQLEVKEWVGKMEGEEKLSPGSITEVFVYITTTTMYKPDWPLLPCYESYDSEGDHGLKYNKEEEL from the coding sequence ATGACTCGGGTCTTCGTTTACGGTACtctgaagaaggggcagcccaACTACTACCGCATGATCGACAGCAACAATGGAAAGGCTGAGTACCTGGGTTCGGCGTTCACCATCCAGAAATACCCGCTAGTGATCGCCACCGAGTACAACATCCCTTTCCTGCTCAACATCCCCGGCCAGGGTCACCGAGTGCACGGGGAGATCTACAAAGTGGATGACCAGATGCTGAAATTCCTGGACGACTTTGAAAGCGTCCCAACATTGTACCAGCGGACGGTGGTCCAGCTGGAGGTGAAGGAGTGGGTGGGGAAGATGGAAGGAGAGGAGAAGCTGTCACCGGGTAGCATCACGGAGGTGTTTGTgtacatcaccaccaccacaatgTACAAGCCAGACTGGCCCTTGCTGCCATGCTACGAGAGCTACGACTCAGAGGGAGATCACGGGCTCAAGTATAATAAGGAAGAAGAGCTATAA
- the LOC100708742 gene encoding gamma-glutamylaminecyclotransferase, which yields MTRVFVYGTLKKGQPNNYRMFDSNNGKAEYLGSAFTIQKYPLVITTEYNIPFLLNIPGQGHRVHGEIYKVDDQMLKFLDDFESVPTMYQRTVVQLEVKEWVGKMEGEETLSPGSITEMFVYTTMTYQPDWPLLPCYESYDSEGDHGLKYNYKE from the coding sequence ATGACTCGGGTCTTCGTTTACGGCACtctgaagaaggggcagcccaACAACTACCGCATGTTCGACAGCAACAATGGAAAGGCCGAGTACCTGGGTTCggcattcaccatccagaaataCCCGCTAGTGATCACCACCGAGTACAACATCCCTTTCCTGCTCAACATCCCCGGCCAGGGTCACCGAGTGCACGGAGAGATCTACAAAGTGGATGACCAGATGCTGAAATTCCTGGACGACTTTGAAAGCGTCCCAACTATGTACCAGCGGACGGTGGTCCAGCTGGAAGTGAAGGAGTGGGTGGGGAAGATGGAAGGAGAGGAGACGCTGTCACCGGGGAGCATCACAGAGATGTTTGTGTACACCACAATGACGTACCAGCCAGACTGGCCCTTGCTGCCGTGCTACGAGAGCTACGACTCAGAGGGAGATCACGGGCTCAAGTATAATTATAAAGAATAG